The following are encoded in a window of Syntrophorhabdaceae bacterium genomic DNA:
- a CDS encoding glycosyltransferase family 39 protein — translation MKKNKQIIHVAALLILSYIFLFHGIGGYSLKEPDEGRYAEIPLEMVEGGDWVVPHLDHVRYFEKPPLFYWTVAVSYTIFGVNEWSFRFPNALSAFACIMILYCVLRRRFSEEVAFISSVILLSSFGFFAMARIVTLDMFFTLWLFCALIAFAGYYKERKGRFLYIFYVALGLATLTKGPVCVILAGITIVIFLFTEGNLAFLRDLKPLRGLAIYAVITLPWIIAMALKEKEFLYFFFIDQHVLRFFTAKHKRSGPVYYFLPVLFAGLLPWSVLIPRGIVNAWRNSELRLFAIWTFVVFIFFSLSGSKLPPYILPVFPALSIIIGHLIHSYWEGRIKQKTEIVIYIVIFAVFALSALLPSIAIFNTYIHNVSEEAPVIMKDLRNFSIAVSLSSLVLFCLLIVRRFNTFPVIFYLFTSFSLVLVLAIIANIPVIDRMNTTKELSAIINQKKTGQDLIVNYAAYDQTLPFYTRSKVLIASYKGELEMGSQYEDAKDIFINDNDLIALLNSEKGVFTVLKKKRLALLQGKVSRPLTVLKCMNERCVVYNK, via the coding sequence GTGAAGAAGAATAAGCAGATAATACATGTCGCCGCCCTCCTTATCCTCTCCTACATCTTTCTCTTTCACGGTATCGGCGGCTATTCTCTGAAAGAACCTGACGAGGGCAGATACGCGGAGATCCCGCTGGAGATGGTCGAAGGCGGCGACTGGGTGGTCCCGCATCTGGACCATGTGAGATATTTTGAAAAACCACCGTTATTCTACTGGACCGTGGCGGTCTCCTATACAATATTCGGCGTCAACGAATGGTCCTTCCGGTTTCCCAACGCGCTGTCTGCCTTTGCATGCATCATGATCCTCTACTGTGTCCTCCGACGAAGGTTCTCTGAAGAGGTTGCCTTCATATCATCGGTGATCCTCCTGTCGTCATTCGGTTTCTTTGCGATGGCGAGGATAGTTACCCTCGATATGTTCTTCACGCTCTGGCTTTTTTGCGCGCTCATAGCCTTTGCCGGATACTACAAAGAACGGAAGGGACGGTTCCTCTATATTTTCTATGTGGCCCTTGGTCTCGCAACCCTCACAAAGGGTCCTGTCTGCGTGATCCTGGCAGGCATCACTATTGTGATATTTCTCTTCACGGAAGGGAACCTTGCCTTTCTCAGAGACCTCAAGCCCCTCCGGGGCCTCGCGATCTACGCGGTCATCACCCTGCCCTGGATCATCGCCATGGCCCTGAAGGAGAAGGAGTTCCTCTATTTTTTCTTTATAGACCAGCATGTATTGAGGTTTTTTACGGCAAAACACAAGCGGTCGGGGCCCGTCTACTACTTCCTGCCGGTATTGTTTGCCGGACTCCTGCCCTGGTCTGTGCTGATACCGAGGGGCATCGTCAATGCCTGGAGGAACAGCGAACTGAGGCTCTTTGCTATCTGGACCTTCGTGGTCTTTATCTTCTTCAGCCTTTCCGGCTCAAAGCTCCCTCCCTATATCCTCCCGGTCTTCCCTGCCCTTTCGATCATCATCGGTCACCTGATCCATAGCTATTGGGAAGGACGCATAAAACAAAAAACAGAGATAGTGATCTATATCGTGATCTTCGCCGTCTTTGCCCTTTCCGCCCTTCTGCCGTCTATTGCCATCTTCAATACATACATCCACAATGTGTCGGAGGAAGCCCCGGTCATCATGAAGGATCTCAGGAATTTTTCTATCGCCGTCTCCCTCTCTTCCCTTGTCCTCTTCTGTCTCCTGATCGTACGAAGGTTCAACACGTTCCCGGTCATCTTCTACCTCTTTACCTCCTTCTCTCTTGTCCTCGTTCTCGCTATCATCGCGAACATACCCGTTATCGACAGGATGAACACCACAAAAGAACTCTCCGCTATCATCAATCAGAAGAAGACCGGCCAGGACCTCATCGTCAACTATGCGGCCTACGACCAGACGTTGCCCTTTTATACACGGTCAAAGGTGTTAATAGCCTCCTACAAGGGCGAATTGGAGATGGGTTCGCAATATGAAGATGCGAAAGACATCTTCATCAATGACAATGATCTCATTGCCCTTCTCAATTCGGAGAAAGGCGTATTTACGGTACTCAAGAAGAAGAGGCTTGCCCTGTTGCAGGGAAAGGTCTCAAGGCCGTTGACAGTGCTGAAATGTATGAACGAACGTTGCGTTGTATATAATAAATAA